In the genome of Drosophila pseudoobscura strain MV-25-SWS-2005 chromosome 3, UCI_Dpse_MV25, whole genome shotgun sequence, one region contains:
- the spag gene encoding RNA polymerase II-associated protein 3 isoform X2, with translation MSAEKAFEMQRQVRRNAKEVQSSLKDLYSWEKDIKKKEMELKKAPGAAANTSMPVRSHVQKTGKAEHQSPSSSAAGTPTEKKDPPGDPVARQHKKANDIKDRGNNYVKQGEYDRAIEAYTEAVEVYPYDPVYYINRALCYIKQERFDSCVDDCEAAISLDKLCVKAYYRRMQANESRGNNMEALKDCTTVLALDPKNIEGKQSLVRINERLRKNATKNGPNYSADRPDLIDILPIEKPVYKRSKNSMRRVTITDIVSPRPSTDEAQPLRISDEDIDKIFNSYCGPYEEIKKEDLQENETNPDPPTATPIVKSVDSEPSASSAKKSPNLIKDTATDAKPSASSLKTSQNSNSDTKQTLPDAVKEAKPSADPKTSTNLNKDPVNEVKQLSQNPSKDAKDSKDTKKEALIDNKPSAAPLKSSKTSNKDTENEPEIESAAKIKTVGGATPMEWCRLY, from the exons atgaGCGCAGAAAAGGCCTTTGAAATGCAACGCCAGGTGCGTCGCAATGCCAAAGAGGTACAAAGTTCGTTGAAAGATCTGTACTCGTGGGAGAAGGACATCAAGAAGAAAGAAATGGAACTGAAGAAGGCGCCCGGCGCTGCCGCCAATACT AGTATGCCGGTGCGCAGTCATGTGCAGAAAACAGGAAAAGCCGAGCACCAGAGCCCCAGTAGTTCAGCGGCCGGTACTCCTACTGAGAAGAAAGATCCGCCCGGGGATCCGGTGGCTCGGCAGCACAAGAAGGCCAACGACATAAAGGACCGCGGCAATAACTATGTGAAGCAGGGAGAATACGACAGAGCCATCGAGGCGTACACAGAAGCCGTGGAGGTTTATCCGTACGATCCCGTCTATTACATTAATAGAGCCCTGTGCTACATTAAGCAGGAGCG CTTTGACAGTTGCGTGGATGATTGTGAGGCTGCCATTAGCCTAGACAAGCTCTGCGTGAAGGCCTACTACAGACGGATGCAGGCGAATGAATCGCGTGGTAACAATATGGAAGCGCTTAAGGACTGCACAACAGTGCTGGCCCTTGATCCCAAAAACATAGAGGGCAAACAGAGTTTGGTACGCATAAACGAGCGCTTACGTAAAAATG CCACTAAAAACGGTCCCAATTATAGTGCGGACCGTCCTGACCTAATTGACATATTGCCGATCGAGAAGCCGGTTTACAAACGCTCCAAGAATTCGATGCGTCGAGTGACCATAACAGATATTGTTTCCCCCAGACCCTCCACTGATGAGGCCCAGCCTTTACGCATCTCAGACGAAGACATTGACAAAATCTTCAACAGCTATTGCGGTCCATACGAAGAGATTAAAAAGGAAGACTTGCAGGAAAATGAGACAAACCCAGATCCCCCAACAGCAACGCCGATAGTGAAATCTGTTGATTCTGAACCGTCCGCTTCGTCTGCAAAGAAATCGCCAAACCTTATAAAAGATACGGCAACTGATGCAAAACCGTCCGCTTCTTCGCTAAAGACATCTCAAAATTCAAACAGTGATACCAAACAGACCCTGCCAGATGCGGTGAAAGAAGCTAAACCGTCGGCTGATCCAAAAACATCAACAAATCTGAACAAAGATCCAGTGAACGAAGTGAAACAATTATCACAAAACCCAAGCAAAGATGCTAAAGATTCtaaagatacgaaaaaagAGGCACTGATTGATAATAAACCATCAGCAGCTCCTCTAAAGTCATCAAAAACTTCAAACAAAGACACAGAAAATGAGCCAGAAATCGAATCTGCTGCAAAGATCAAGACGGTTGGGGGTGCCACTCCAATGGAG TGGTGTCGTCTATACTAA
- the spag gene encoding RNA polymerase II-associated protein 3 isoform X1: MSAEKAFEMQRQVRRNAKEVQSSLKDLYSWEKDIKKKEMELKKAPGAAANTSMPVRSHVQKTGKAEHQSPSSSAAGTPTEKKDPPGDPVARQHKKANDIKDRGNNYVKQGEYDRAIEAYTEAVEVYPYDPVYYINRALCYIKQERFDSCVDDCEAAISLDKLCVKAYYRRMQANESRGNNMEALKDCTTVLALDPKNIEGKQSLVRINERLRKNATKNGPNYSADRPDLIDILPIEKPVYKRSKNSMRRVTITDIVSPRPSTDEAQPLRISDEDIDKIFNSYCGPYEEIKKEDLQENETNPDPPTATPIVKSVDSEPSASSAKKSPNLIKDTATDAKPSASSLKTSQNSNSDTKQTLPDAVKEAKPSADPKTSTNLNKDPVNEVKQLSQNPSKDAKDSKDTKKEALIDNKPSAAPLKSSKTSNKDTENEPEIESAAKIKTVGGATPMERALPPAPAGTAQFYITWKELSPNQKYQYLKSIDIQNLCKILGAGFDSDTFNDLLCTIQDFYVPEKEPTTASVLLEISKNDEFSILAMLMSAEEKKMVSSILKQLKNWPKKNPQVLEKLSRAYGVD; encoded by the exons atgaGCGCAGAAAAGGCCTTTGAAATGCAACGCCAGGTGCGTCGCAATGCCAAAGAGGTACAAAGTTCGTTGAAAGATCTGTACTCGTGGGAGAAGGACATCAAGAAGAAAGAAATGGAACTGAAGAAGGCGCCCGGCGCTGCCGCCAATACT AGTATGCCGGTGCGCAGTCATGTGCAGAAAACAGGAAAAGCCGAGCACCAGAGCCCCAGTAGTTCAGCGGCCGGTACTCCTACTGAGAAGAAAGATCCGCCCGGGGATCCGGTGGCTCGGCAGCACAAGAAGGCCAACGACATAAAGGACCGCGGCAATAACTATGTGAAGCAGGGAGAATACGACAGAGCCATCGAGGCGTACACAGAAGCCGTGGAGGTTTATCCGTACGATCCCGTCTATTACATTAATAGAGCCCTGTGCTACATTAAGCAGGAGCG CTTTGACAGTTGCGTGGATGATTGTGAGGCTGCCATTAGCCTAGACAAGCTCTGCGTGAAGGCCTACTACAGACGGATGCAGGCGAATGAATCGCGTGGTAACAATATGGAAGCGCTTAAGGACTGCACAACAGTGCTGGCCCTTGATCCCAAAAACATAGAGGGCAAACAGAGTTTGGTACGCATAAACGAGCGCTTACGTAAAAATG CCACTAAAAACGGTCCCAATTATAGTGCGGACCGTCCTGACCTAATTGACATATTGCCGATCGAGAAGCCGGTTTACAAACGCTCCAAGAATTCGATGCGTCGAGTGACCATAACAGATATTGTTTCCCCCAGACCCTCCACTGATGAGGCCCAGCCTTTACGCATCTCAGACGAAGACATTGACAAAATCTTCAACAGCTATTGCGGTCCATACGAAGAGATTAAAAAGGAAGACTTGCAGGAAAATGAGACAAACCCAGATCCCCCAACAGCAACGCCGATAGTGAAATCTGTTGATTCTGAACCGTCCGCTTCGTCTGCAAAGAAATCGCCAAACCTTATAAAAGATACGGCAACTGATGCAAAACCGTCCGCTTCTTCGCTAAAGACATCTCAAAATTCAAACAGTGATACCAAACAGACCCTGCCAGATGCGGTGAAAGAAGCTAAACCGTCGGCTGATCCAAAAACATCAACAAATCTGAACAAAGATCCAGTGAACGAAGTGAAACAATTATCACAAAACCCAAGCAAAGATGCTAAAGATTCtaaagatacgaaaaaagAGGCACTGATTGATAATAAACCATCAGCAGCTCCTCTAAAGTCATCAAAAACTTCAAACAAAGACACAGAAAATGAGCCAGAAATCGAATCTGCTGCAAAGATCAAGACGGTTGGGGGTGCCACTCCAATGGAG CGAGCATTGCCGCCAGCCCCAGCCGGTACGGCCCAGTTCTACATAACCTGGAAAGAGCTATCTCCAAATCAGAAATATCAGTACTTAAAATCTATAGACATACAAAATCTGTGTAAAATTCTGGGAGCCGGTTTTGATTCGGACACATTCAACGATTTGTTGTGCACCATTCAGGACTTTTACGTGCCTGAAAAAGAGCCCACAACGGCATCTGTCCTACTGGAGATTAGCAAAAATGACGAGTTTTCCATTTTGGCCATGCTCATGTCAGCTGAGGAGAAAAAAA TGGTGTCGTCTATACTAAAACAGCTCAAGAATTGGCCCAAAAAGAATCCACAAGTGTTAGAGAAGCTGTCAAGGGCCTACGGTGTGGATTAA